CAGCAGTACCAGAATCAACAGAGCACGGTAGAGAGTTCGCATGTCGGTCAGGCCCCGGTGTCGTCGGTATCAGCCCCGGATGGCCTTGGCGCTGTGGCTGGCATGGTGGCGCCGCTCGCTCCGGTGCTCGTTATGGTCGCCCCCGTCATCGTCCTGCATGGCACGATTGACCCGTTCACGCAGGTCCTTGCCGCATTTGAAGTGGGGAACGTATTTGCCTTGCAACTCCACGCTGGCGCCGGTCTTCGGATTACGGCCCACGCGCGGTGCGCGGAAATGGAGGGAGAAGCTGCCGAAACCCCGAATCTCGATGCGTTCGCCTTCTACCATGGCGTCGGCCATGTAGTCGATCAGGGCTTTGATGGCGAGTTCCACGTCCTTGGTGGAGAGATCATTGCTGGTGTAAGTTCTGGCGATCCGAGCGATGAGTTTGGACTTGGTTAACGCAGATGCCATTACAACCTACTCCCCTGGGCTCCCTGCCCAGCGGGGCCGGCCTCGTGGCCGGCCCCCGGGAGGAGCCATTATGACTCGTTGCTGTTTTCCATTTGCTGCTTGATCAGGTCACCAATGGTCTTCGGAGCATTGGCATCCTGGCCTTGCAGGTTGTCCATGGCCTCGCGATCCTGAACCTGATCCTTGGCGCGCACGGACACATTGATGGAACGGTTCTTACGGTCGATGTTGGTGATTCGGCCTTCCACCTCGTCACCCACGTTGAGAACCTGGGAAGCGTCGTTAATGCGATCACGGCTGATCTCGCTGGCACGCAGGTAACCTTCCACGTTTTCAGCCAGCTCGACGGTGGCGCCTTTGGCGTCCACGGCCTTGACCGTACCCTTAACGATGCTGCCCTTCTCGTTTGCAGCAACATACTGAGCAAACGGATCGTCTGTCAACTGCTTGATTCCAAGGGAAATTCTTTCGCGCTCGGCATCGATGGACAGAACCACGGTTTCCAGCTCGTCACCCTTGTTGAAGTTGCGTACCGCGTCTTCGCCGGCTTCTTCCCAGGAAATGTCGGAAAGGTGCACCAGACCATCGATACCGCCTTCCAGGCCGATGAAGATGCCGAAGTCAGTGATGGACTTGATCTTGCCGGAGATGCGGTCGCCTTTCTGGTAGTTGGTGGCGAAGGCTTCCCACGGATTGGACAGGCACTGTTTGATGCCCAGGGAGATACGACGGCGATCTTCGTCGATATCCAGGATCATCACTTCCACTTCGTCGCCGATCTCTACCACTTTGGACGGGTGGATGTTCTTGTTGGTCCAGTCCATTTCGGAAACGTGAACCAGGCCTTCCACACCTTCCTCGATCTCGGCGAAGCAGCCGTAATCGGTGAGGTTGGTAACGCGCGCCTTGACGCGGGCACCTTCCGGGTACTTCTGCACGATGTCGTGCCACGGATCCTCGCCCAGCTGCTTGAGGCCCAGGGAGACACGCATTTTCTCGCGGTCGAACTTGAGTACCTTGACTTCGATTTCCTGACCCACTTCGACGATTTCGCTGGGATGCTTGATGCGCTTCCAGGCCATGTCGGTGATGTGCAGCAGGCCATCGATGCCGCCCAGATCCACGAACGCACCGTAGTCGGTCAGGTTCTTCACGATACCCTTGACCACCATGCCTTCCTGCAGAGATTCCAGCAGAGCTTCGCGCTCGGCGGAGTGTTCCGCTTCCATGACCGCGCGGCGGGAAACCACCACGTTGTTGCGCTTCGGATCCAGCTTGATGACTTTGAAGTCCAGATCCTTGCCTTCCAGGTGGGTGACATCGCGAACCGGGCGGATATCCACCAGGGAACCTGGCAGGAACGCGCGGATCGGACCGATATCCACGGTGAAGCCACCTTTGACCTTGCCGGAGATATGACCTTTGACGATCTCGTCTTTGTCGAAAGCCACTTCCAGTTCGCCCCAGACTTCGGCGCGCTTGGCTTTCTCACGGGACAGGCGGGTGAAGCCCATGCCATCGTCGATGGCGTCAACGGCAACTTCCACCTCATCGCCTTCGGCGATTTCCAGTTCACCGCTCTCGCTGATGAACTCGTCGCGGGAGATGATGCCTTCGGATTTCAGGCCGGCGTTGACCACCACCCAGTCGCTGTCGATGGCGACCACGGTGC
This sequence is a window from Alloalcanivorax dieselolei B5. Protein-coding genes within it:
- the ihfB gene encoding integration host factor subunit beta; its protein translation is MASALTKSKLIARIARTYTSNDLSTKDVELAIKALIDYMADAMVEGERIEIRGFGSFSLHFRAPRVGRNPKTGASVELQGKYVPHFKCGKDLRERVNRAMQDDDGGDHNEHRSERRHHASHSAKAIRG
- the rpsA gene encoding 30S ribosomal protein S1, whose translation is MTESFAELFEESLKDLDVARGSIIRGTVVAIDSDWVVVNAGLKSEGIISRDEFISESGELEIAEGDEVEVAVDAIDDGMGFTRLSREKAKRAEVWGELEVAFDKDEIVKGHISGKVKGGFTVDIGPIRAFLPGSLVDIRPVRDVTHLEGKDLDFKVIKLDPKRNNVVVSRRAVMEAEHSAEREALLESLQEGMVVKGIVKNLTDYGAFVDLGGIDGLLHITDMAWKRIKHPSEIVEVGQEIEVKVLKFDREKMRVSLGLKQLGEDPWHDIVQKYPEGARVKARVTNLTDYGCFAEIEEGVEGLVHVSEMDWTNKNIHPSKVVEIGDEVEVMILDIDEDRRRISLGIKQCLSNPWEAFATNYQKGDRISGKIKSITDFGIFIGLEGGIDGLVHLSDISWEEAGEDAVRNFNKGDELETVVLSIDAERERISLGIKQLTDDPFAQYVAANEKGSIVKGTVKAVDAKGATVELAENVEGYLRASEISRDRINDASQVLNVGDEVEGRITNIDRKNRSINVSVRAKDQVQDREAMDNLQGQDANAPKTIGDLIKQQMENSNES